The following coding sequences lie in one Synechococcus sp. PCC 7336 genomic window:
- the ntrB gene encoding nitrate ABC transporter permease encodes MANFVYRAKFYELKSSLRRSWRGFVRAWPADPNLQALCLFLISLSGLLIVWELGARLGLFSQLMPSASTTITEFWGWITDPFYDFGPNDKGIGWHLLVSLRRVAIGFAVGSAIAIPVGILVGLSEVASKAIDPYVQLLKPVSPLAWLPIGLGVLKNSEATAIFVIAITSIWPTLIATKFGVSGVSAEYLDVSRTLGASKWRTISKVILPAAAPNIVSGLRISIGISWLVIVAAEILVGGTGLGYFVWNEWNNLSITSIITAIVVIGLVGIILDRIFGILQSLVSFGRQS; translated from the coding sequence ATGGCAAATTTTGTCTACAGAGCAAAGTTCTACGAGCTTAAAAGCTCGTTGAGGCGCTCGTGGCGGGGCTTCGTTAGGGCTTGGCCCGCAGATCCCAACCTTCAAGCCCTATGCCTATTTCTCATCTCGCTGAGCGGTCTTCTGATTGTTTGGGAGCTGGGGGCGAGATTGGGGTTATTCTCTCAATTAATGCCTTCAGCCTCTACAACTATTACAGAGTTTTGGGGCTGGATTACCGATCCGTTTTACGACTTCGGTCCTAACGATAAAGGGATTGGCTGGCACCTTTTAGTCAGCCTGCGCCGGGTGGCGATTGGGTTTGCGGTGGGATCGGCGATCGCCATTCCGGTGGGGATCTTAGTGGGGCTATCCGAAGTGGCCTCCAAAGCGATCGACCCCTACGTACAATTGCTCAAGCCCGTGTCTCCTCTCGCTTGGTTGCCGATCGGTTTGGGAGTACTGAAAAACTCCGAAGCGACAGCCATATTTGTGATTGCCATTACCAGTATTTGGCCCACCTTAATCGCCACCAAGTTTGGCGTCAGTGGTGTCTCCGCCGAATATTTGGATGTGTCTCGCACCTTGGGAGCCTCGAAATGGCGCACCATCTCGAAAGTCATCTTGCCCGCTGCTGCCCCCAACATCGTCTCGGGATTGCGCATTAGCATCGGGATTTCTTGGCTGGTGATTGTGGCTGCCGAGATTTTGGTGGGGGGCACCGGTCTGGGCTATTTTGTCTGGAATGAATGGAATAACCTCAGCATTACCAGCATCATCACAGCCATTGTGGTTATCGGTCTGGTAGGCATTATTTTGGATCGCATCTTTGGGATCTTGCAAAGTTTGGTTTCGTTCGGACGGCAATCATGA
- a CDS encoding CmpA/NrtA family ABC transporter substrate-binding protein has protein sequence MAFTFAATTGKDRSGLSGKQIGFNDFQSTCTVCGGFHLSQDHGQFLPSDPLAMIDDLVAMGVYKQEALSLASTIDRSELRKALFLQMAARGSAKREKLVRDLVTVAGGLDNAFAAAFGPRAGEFFGDAKRFSRTTRRHFMRSVAVGAALITLANCAPNNEDPASIAEDPDDSPVGSLEKTDLQIGFIPITCATPIIMSEPLGFYRRYGLNARVIKMPSWAAVRDSAIAGELDAYHMLAPMPIAMTLGLGSATFPVKLASIENINGQAITVANQYKDTVKGPADFKGFTIGVPFPYSMHNLLLRYYLATGGIDPDKDVKIEPVPPPDSVAKMTVGDIDAYLMPDPFNQRAVFEGVGFIHLITKDLWPGHPCCAFAASDAWIGDHPNTFRALNKAIIDGAGYAHDLANRKEIAAAISDRQFLNQPEEVVAAVLTGEFEDGLGNTHSIPDRIDFDPYPWQSFSYWISTQLVRWDFLPKERADYESIGEGVFLTDLARELALEVGQTPPTAAVRPETLQFDSFDPADPSAYVEAQIEQFGV, from the coding sequence ATGGCTTTTACCTTTGCTGCTACGACAGGCAAAGACAGATCGGGTTTATCTGGCAAACAGATTGGCTTCAATGACTTTCAATCAACTTGTACAGTCTGTGGAGGGTTTCATCTCAGTCAAGACCACGGGCAATTTTTGCCATCAGATCCCCTTGCAATGATTGACGACTTGGTGGCAATGGGGGTTTACAAGCAAGAGGCGCTTTCACTCGCGAGTACGATCGATCGATCTGAGCTTCGCAAGGCGTTATTTTTGCAAATGGCTGCTCGCGGCAGTGCCAAACGGGAAAAATTGGTGCGAGATTTAGTTACCGTTGCAGGCGGTCTGGACAATGCTTTTGCGGCAGCTTTCGGCCCTAGAGCGGGGGAATTTTTCGGCGATGCCAAGCGATTCAGCCGCACCACCCGCCGTCACTTTATGCGCAGCGTCGCCGTTGGAGCGGCGTTAATCACCTTAGCCAACTGCGCGCCCAATAACGAGGATCCTGCCTCTATTGCGGAAGATCCTGACGACTCGCCCGTCGGTTCCCTCGAAAAAACAGACTTGCAAATCGGGTTTATTCCCATCACCTGTGCCACACCCATTATTATGTCAGAGCCGTTAGGGTTCTATCGGCGCTATGGCTTGAATGCCCGCGTGATCAAAATGCCTAGCTGGGCTGCCGTCCGAGATTCGGCGATCGCCGGAGAACTCGATGCCTATCACATGCTGGCCCCCATGCCGATCGCCATGACGTTGGGGTTGGGCTCGGCCACCTTCCCCGTCAAACTAGCCAGCATTGAAAACATTAACGGGCAAGCCATCACGGTCGCCAATCAATATAAAGACACCGTTAAAGGCCCTGCTGACTTCAAAGGGTTTACCATTGGCGTGCCCTTCCCCTATTCCATGCACAACTTGCTGCTGCGGTACTACTTGGCCACGGGCGGAATCGATCCCGATAAAGATGTCAAGATCGAACCGGTGCCGCCCCCCGATAGCGTGGCCAAGATGACAGTGGGGGACATCGATGCCTACCTCATGCCCGACCCCTTCAACCAACGGGCAGTCTTCGAGGGTGTGGGCTTTATCCACCTCATCACCAAAGACCTGTGGCCGGGACACCCCTGTTGTGCCTTTGCCGCCAGCGATGCCTGGATTGGCGACCATCCCAATACTTTCCGGGCTCTCAATAAAGCCATCATCGACGGGGCCGGATATGCCCACGACCTTGCCAACCGCAAAGAAATTGCAGCGGCTATTTCCGATCGCCAGTTCCTCAACCAACCGGAAGAAGTGGTGGCGGCCGTCCTGACGGGAGAATTCGAGGATGGCCTGGGCAATACCCACTCCATTCCCGATCGAATCGATTTCGATCCCTATCCGTGGCAGAGTTTCTCCTATTGGATTTCCACTCAACTCGTGCGCTGGGATTTCTTGCCCAAAGAACGAGCGGATTACGAATCGATCGGTGAAGGTGTTTTCTTGACTGATTTGGCGCGGGAGCTAGCCCTTGAAGTGGGACAAACCCCGCCAACCGCAGCAGTCCGACCTGAAACGTTGCAATTTGATTCCTTCGACCCAGCCGATCCCAGCGCCTATGTCGAAGCTCAAATCGAACAATTCGGCGTTTAA